The genomic region AGGCGCCCATGTTCATCGGCTCCTCCTGCACCCAGACGACGTCGTTCGCGTCCGGGTACCGCTCGAGCTCGGTCCGGATCTGCTCGGCCGGCAGCGGGTACAGCTGCTCGACCCGCACGATCGCGGTGTCGGCGCGGCCATCGGACTCCCGCTGCGCCATGAGGTCGTAGGCGACCTTGCCGCTGCACAGCAGCACCCTGCGGACGGCGGACGCGTCGAGCGGGTCTCCACCGACGCCGGTGTCGGGCAGCACCGGGCGGAAGCTCTGCTCGGTGAAGTCCTCGACCGGGCTGACCGCTGCCTTGGCGCGCAGCAGCGACTTGGGCGTGAAGACGACGAGCGGCCGGTGCACGTCCGAGAGCGCCTGGCGGCGGAGCAGGTGGAAGTAGTTGCCGGGGGTGGTGCAGTTGGCGACGGTCATGTTGTTCTCCGCCGACAGCTGAAGGAACCGCTCGATCCGGCCGCTGGAGTGGTCGGGGCCCTGACCTTCGAGGCCGTGCGGGAGCAGCATGACGACGCCGGAGCGCTGACCCCACTTGGCCTCGCCGGAGCTGATGAACTCGTCGATGACCATCTGGGCGCCGTCGACGAAGTCACCGAACTGGGCCTCCCACAGGACGAGGGCCTTCGGGTTGGCGACCGAGTAGCCGTACTCGAAGCCCAGCGCGGCATATTCGCTCAGCAGCGAGTCGTAGACGAAGAACTTCGCCTGGTCGTCGGTGAGGCTGGCCAGCGGCGTGTACTCGGCGCCGTTCTCGCGGTCGATGAGCACCGAGTGCCGCTGCACGAACGTCCCGCGCCGGGAGTCCTGACCGGCCAGCCGGACCGGGATGCCCTCCATGAGCAGCGACCCGAAGGCCAGCAGCTCGCCCATGGCCCAGTCGACGCCGCCCTCGCTGGCCATCGCCGCGCGCTTCTCGAGCATCTTCTGGAGCTTCGGGTGCGGGGTGAAGTCCGGCGGGAAGGAGACGTGGGCGTCGCCGATGGTCTTGAGGACCTCGGGGGTGATCGCCGTGTCGACCTGGGACTCCTGCGGCGTGCGGGGGTCCATGACCGGCTCGGGCTTGGAGGAGTCCTGCGCGTCGTGGGTCTCGGCGAACGCCCGCTCCAACTGCCCGCGGTAGTCCTTGAGCGCCTCCTCGGCCTCCTGCAGCGTGATGTCGCCCCGGCCGACCAGTGCCTCGGTGTAGAGCTTCCGGACCGAGCGCTTGCGGTCGATGATGTCGTACATCTGCGGCTGGGTCATCGACGGGTCGTCACCCTCGTTGTGCCCGCGCCGGCGGTAGCAGACCAGATCGACGACGACGTCCTTCCTGAACGCCTGCCGGTACTCGACCGCCAGCCGGGCGACCCGCACGCAGGCCTCGGGGTCGTCGCCGTTCACGTGGAAGATCGGCGCGTTGACCATCCGGGCGACGTCGGTCGAGTACAGGCTCGAGCGCGCAGCCGTCGGGCTGGTGGTGAAGCCGACCTGGTTGTTGATCACCACGTGCACCGTGCCGCCGGTGCGGTAGCCGCGCAGCTGGGAGAGGTTCAGCGTCTCGGCGACGACGCCCTGGCCGGCGAACGCGGAGTCGCCGTGCAGCAGGACGGGCAGGACGGTGAAGCCCTCCTCGCCCTTGTCGATCATGTCCTGCTTGGCCCGGACGATGCCCTCGAGCACCGGGTTGACCGTCTCGAGGTGGCTGGGGTTGCTCGCCAGGGACACGGCGATCTCGGTGTTCTCGCGGAACGGGTTGCGGAACTTCCCGGTGGCGCCGAGGTGGTACTTCACGTCGCCGGAGCCCTGGACGGTGCCGGGGTCGATGTTGCCCTCGAACTCGCCGAAGATCTTGGCGTAGCTCTTGCCGAGCACGTTGGCCAGGACGTTGAGCCGGCCGCGGTGCGCCATGCCGATCGCGACCTCGTCGAGGCCGTGGTCGGTGCCGGCGATCAGCACCTCGTCGAGGATCGGGATGACCGACTCGCCGCCCTCGAGGCTGAACCGCTTCTGGCCGACGTACTTGGTCTGCAGGAAGGTCTCGAAGGCCTCCGCGGCGTTGAGCCGGCCCAGGACGTGCTTCTGCTTCTCGCGGTCGGGCTGCTCGTGCTTGACCTCGATCCGCTGCTGGAGCCACTCGCGCTCCTCGGGATCGGTGATGTGCATGTACTCCACGCCGACGGTGCGGCAGTAGGAGTTGCGCAGCACGCCCAGGATGTCGCGCAGGGCCATCAGCCGCTCGCCGGCGAAGCCGCCGACCGGGAACTTCCGGTCGAGGTCCCACAGGGTCAGGCCGTGCTGGAGGATGTCGAGGTCGGGGTGGGTGCGCACCTTGAACTCGAGCGGGTCGGTGTCGGCCATGAGGTGGCCGTTGCGCCGGTAGGACTCGATGACCTCGACGACCCGGGCTTCCTTGTCGATCTGCCCCTCGCGGGTGATCCGGACGTCCGGCATCCAGCGCACCGGCTCGTAGGGGATCCGCAGCGACCGGAAGACGTCGTCGTAGAAGCCGTCCTCACCGAGCAGCAGGGCGTGCAGCCGGCGCAGGAAGTCGCCGGACTCCGCGCCCTGGATGATCCGGTGGTCATACGTCGAGGTCAGGGTGATGATCTTCGACACGGCCATCTCGGTCAGCGCGTCGGGGTTCATCCCCTGGAACTCGGCCGGGTACTCCATGGCGCCCACGCCGATGATCGCGCCCTGGCCGGCGGTGAGCCGCGGCACCGAGTGGTTGGTGCCGATCGTGCCCGGGTTGGTCAGGCTGATCGTCGTGCCGGAGAAGTCCTCCATCGTCAGCTTGTTGGCGCGAGCCCGCCGGATGATGTCCTCGTAGGCGGCCCAGAAGCCGGCGAAGTCCATCTCCTCGGCGGCCTTGATCGAGGCGACGACGAGCGACCGGGAGCCGTCGGGCTTCGGCAGGTCGATGGCCAGGCCGAAGTTGACGTGCTCGGGCTGCACCAGCACCGGCTTGCCGTCGACCTCGGCGTAGGCGTTGTTCATGTTCGGGAAGTCGTCGAGCGCCCGGACCAGCGCGTAACCGATCAGGTGCGTGAAGGAGATCTTCCCGCCGCGGGAGCGGGCGAGGTGGTTGTTGATGACGATGCGGTTGTCGGCGAGCAGCTTCGCCGGTACCGCACGCACGCTCGTCGCCGTCGGCACGGTCAGCGAGACGTTCATGTTCTTGACCACGGCGGCGGCCGCGCCGCGCAGCGGTGACTGGGAGCCGGCGGCCACCGGGGGAGCGGGGCTCTTGGCGGCCGGCTTGTCCGCGGGCTTGTCCGCGGCCTTCTCCGCCGGCTTGTCGGCGGGCTTGTCGGCGGCCTTCCCGGCCGGCGCTGCGGCGGCCGGCTCGGGGGCGGGCGCCTTGGGGGCGGGCGTGTTGTCGCGGGCGGGGGCCGGCGAGGCAGGGGACGTGGCCGCGGGCCGGGCGGCGGCAGGGGCTCCGTCGCGTGCGGCGGCGGGCTCCTCGCGGTCCGCGCCACCGACGGGGCCACCGGGCCGGTAGTCGGCGAAGAACTCGTGCCAGGCCTGGTCCACGCTCGAGGGGTCGGCCAGGTACTGCTGGTACATCTCCTCGACCAGCCACTCGTTGGTGCCGAATCCGGCCACCGGGGAGGAGGACGCGGAGGAGGGCCGGGATGAGCTCACGCTTGACACGGGGTCGAGTGCCTTCTTCGTCTGTGGGCGGCGTCTGGTGCAGTGGTCTGGTGCAGTCGTCTCGGCCGCGGCGTGGCCGCAGGCCGGAAGTGCGGAGCCTGTGGACATGGCTGGACCGGGTGTCGAGTCTACGCCGGGTCGGAGGCGCTGACCGGGTGTGACAGTCCTAGTCCGCGGCACCGTGTGACACGAGCAGCTGCGCCAGGGCGTCGTCCGCCGTCGCCCGGGCGGAGTCGCCGCGCCGGTGACGGGCCGCCGACACCCTGCTGATGTCCAGAGCGCTCGCGCCGTCGTTGGTGGTGGCGTTGACGTCGGCGCCCGCGGCGAGGAGCACCCGGACGACCTCCAGAGAGTCGTCCGCGCCGCCGGTCACGGCGGCGTGCAGCGGCGCCCGCCCGGTGTCGGGATCGCGACGGTCGACGTCGGCGCCGGCCTCCAGGAGCAGCCTCACCAGCTCGAGCCTCGAGCCGCCGGCCGCCGCGTGCAACGCTCCGCCGTCGGCATCGGCACCCCGCTCGAGCAGCAGCCGCGCGGCGGCCGGGGCCCCGCCGAGAGCTGCCCAGGAGAGCAGGTCCAGACCGGACCCCGCGTCGCTGAGCGATGCGCCGTCGTCGAGGTGGGCGGTGAGCTCGTCGAGCCGGCCCAGGTAGGCGGCACTCGGGGCGTCGAGGACGGCGCCCAGCTCGAGGAGCGACGGCACCAGGACCGGGCAGAACTCCAGGGCGACGTGCAGCGGCGTCCGGTGGTGCTCGGTGCGCGCGTCCAGGTCCGCGCCGGCGTCGACCAGGACGCGCGCGATGTCTGCCCGGCCCTCCGCGACGGCGACGTGCAGAGGGGTCCAGCCCCCCTGGCCGTCCCGCTCGACGGTGCTGCCGAGCAGTCGGGGCGTCGACGCGATCGCGGCCTGCACGGCGTCGATGTCGCCGGCGGCGATCAACCTGCCCAGCCGCTGTGCGGTCATGCGAGTGGTCACGCGTGTCCTTCGGTGTCGGGGACGGAGGGGCGATCGGCCACGTCCAGGTAACCACCTCGAGCCTGCGCGAGGCGGCCCTCCTACCCGACCCTCGCACGCTCGGGCCGGGTCCGGGAGGGGGCCTTCGTTCAGACGACGTCGCGCCGCACGGCCAGCAGGGTGCCCAGGAGCGCGGCGAGCAGGCCGTAGCCGACCAGCAGCAGGCCGCCCTGCCAGGCGCCCAGGAGGTCGGGCCCCTGGAACGTCGCCGTCATCGCCTCCAGCCCACCTCCCGGCATCCACTTGTAGGCCCCTGACGTCGCCGGGATCGAGCGGATCACCGGCTCGACGACGAAGAGGTACACCAGCCCACCGACGATGGCGCCGACCTGGTTGCGCAGCAGCGCCCCGATGCCCACTCCCATCAGGGCGTAGATGACCAGCGCGAGGCCCGAGGTGCCGATCACCTCGAGGTTGTCGCCGGTGAGGGACGGCGCCGCACCCCTGGCGCCCGCGTAGAGCCCGACCACGAGGAGGTTCACGCCCAGCAGGATCAGCGCGAACGGGACGGCGACGAGCGCGTAGGCGATCAGCTTCGCCACCACCACCTTCCAGCGGCGGGGAGTCGTCAGGAAGGTGGGGGTCGCGGTGCGGTGCCGGTACTCCTGCGTCATCCCGATGATGCCCAGGATGAGGAACAGCACGGTGGCGTTGGTCGCCTGCGCCAGCGCGACCTGCTCGAATTCCGCCGTACCGACCGGGGGGAGCCCGCTCTCCGCGTTGCCGGCGAAACCGGTCAGCAGCGCAGCGAAGCCGCCCACCATGACGCATGCCCCGAGCAGCAGCCCGAGCCAGACCTTGGTGGTGAACAGCTTGGTCCACTCCGCACGCACCAGGCGGATCATCGGATGGCCTCCTGAACGGTCGGCGAGGGCGCGGCGAACTGCTCGGAACCGCTGGTGAGCTGGAAGTAGATCTCCTCGAGGCCGCTGGTGCGCGAGCGCAGTTCGTGCAGCTCGATGCCGGCGGCGAACGCCTGGCGCCCCACCTCGGCCGGGGTCGACCCGGAGACGGTGAGTGTGCCGTCTTCGTGGATCACCTGCGCGCCGTCGGCAGCCAGCACCTCGGCGAGCCGGGCGACCTCCGGGCTGCGGACCAGGACCGTGCCGGCGCCGTCGGCCCCGGAACGGAGCTGCTCCATGGACCCCTCGCGGACCAGCCGGCCGGCGCCCACGATGACGACCCGGTCGACGGTCTGCTCGACCTCCGACAGCAGGTGGCTCGAGACCAGCACCGTGCGGCCCTGGTCGTGCGCGAGGTGGCGGAGGAAGCCGCGCAACCACTGGATGCCCTCGGGATCCAGGCCGTTGGCCGGCTCGTCCAGGACGAGGACGGAGGGGTCGCCGAGCAACGCCGTGGCCAGCGCGAGCCGCTGCCGCATGCCGAGCGAGTAACCCCCGGCCCGGCGGTCGCCGGCATCTGCCAGGCCCACCTGCACCAGGACCTCGTCGGCCCGGGAGAGCGGGAAGCCCGCGGCCCGGCAGTACACGCGCAGGTGGTTGCGACCGGAGCGCGCCGGGTGGAAGGCGGTCTCCAGCACGGCCCCGACCGTCCGCAGCGGCTCGGCCAGCGAGGTGTACGGAGCGCCGTCGAAGGTCGCCGTCCCCGCGTCGGGGTGCATGAGGCCGAGCAGCATCCGCAGTGTCGTGGTCTTGCCGGCGCCGTTGGGGCCGAGGAAGCCGGTCACCGATCCCGGTTCCACCGTGAACCCGAGGTCGGAGACTGCGCGCACCTGACCGAAGGACTTGCTGAGTCCGCGCACCTCGACCCGGACGGGGTCGACCGTTCCGGTGCTTGCGATGGAAATGATGTCTCCTCGTCGTGGGCCGCGGGGTCCTCCCCATCCAAACGCACCGGGGGTTGCGCCCGGGAGCCCCCGGGTGCCCTGGCGTGCCGACGTCCACCGGGGCGAGATGATCTCGGCGTGACCCCTGGCACACGCCTCACATAGAGTGCGCGCCGTGAGCGAGACCTCGAACGCCTACCGGACGGTCGTCGTCGGGACCGACGGATCGGAATCCTCCCTGCGGGCCGTCGCGCGGGCGGGCTCGCTGGCCGGCGCGTGCGGCGCCACGCTGGTGATCGCCTGCGCCTACCTGCCCGCCGAGGCCGACGACCGCGAGCTGGCCCGCGCCCAGGACGTGCTCCGCGACGAGGCGTACCAGGTCGTCGGCTCGCACCCCGCCGAGGACACCGTGCGGACGGCGGCGGAGCGGGCCGGTTCCGCGGGGGCGACGAAGGTGAAGACCGTGGCGGTCCAGGGCTCGCCGGTGGAGACGCTGCTCGACGTGGTCCGCCGCGAGAGCGCCGACCTGCTGGTGGTCGGGAACCGGGGCCTGGCCGGCATCAAGGGGCGCCTGCTCGGCTCGGTGCCCGCCGACGCGACCCGCCGCTCGGAGTGCGACGTGCTCGTCGTGCACACGACCGACTAGGTCGCCGGACGCCCATGGACGACCCGGGGGAGGGCCCCGGCCCGAGTGCCCGTGAGGCGCTCGAGCAGCTGCTGCTCGACGGGCCGCGGCGGTACACCCGCCTGCAGGTCGCCGAGATGGCCGGCATGGCGTCG from Blastococcus colisei harbors:
- a CDS encoding ABC transporter ATP-binding protein is translated as MRGLSKSFGQVRAVSDLGFTVEPGSVTGFLGPNGAGKTTTLRMLLGLMHPDAGTATFDGAPYTSLAEPLRTVGAVLETAFHPARSGRNHLRVYCRAAGFPLSRADEVLVQVGLADAGDRRAGGYSLGMRQRLALATALLGDPSVLVLDEPANGLDPEGIQWLRGFLRHLAHDQGRTVLVSSHLLSEVEQTVDRVVIVGAGRLVREGSMEQLRSGADGAGTVLVRSPEVARLAEVLAADGAQVIHEDGTLTVSGSTPAEVGRQAFAAGIELHELRSRTSGLEEIYFQLTSGSEQFAAPSPTVQEAIR
- a CDS encoding universal stress protein, which produces MSETSNAYRTVVVGTDGSESSLRAVARAGSLAGACGATLVIACAYLPAEADDRELARAQDVLRDEAYQVVGSHPAEDTVRTAAERAGSAGATKVKTVAVQGSPVETLLDVVRRESADLLVVGNRGLAGIKGRLLGSVPADATRRSECDVLVVHTTD
- a CDS encoding ABC transporter permease — its product is MIRLVRAEWTKLFTTKVWLGLLLGACVMVGGFAALLTGFAGNAESGLPPVGTAEFEQVALAQATNATVLFLILGIIGMTQEYRHRTATPTFLTTPRRWKVVVAKLIAYALVAVPFALILLGVNLLVVGLYAGARGAAPSLTGDNLEVIGTSGLALVIYALMGVGIGALLRNQVGAIVGGLVYLFVVEPVIRSIPATSGAYKWMPGGGLEAMTATFQGPDLLGAWQGGLLLVGYGLLAALLGTLLAVRRDVV
- a CDS encoding ankyrin repeat domain-containing protein; translation: MTTRMTAQRLGRLIAAGDIDAVQAAIASTPRLLGSTVERDGQGGWTPLHVAVAEGRADIARVLVDAGADLDARTEHHRTPLHVALEFCPVLVPSLLELGAVLDAPSAAYLGRLDELTAHLDDGASLSDAGSGLDLLSWAALGGAPAAARLLLERGADADGGALHAAAGGSRLELVRLLLEAGADVDRRDPDTGRAPLHAAVTGGADDSLEVVRVLLAAGADVNATTNDGASALDISRVSAARHRRGDSARATADDALAQLLVSHGAAD
- a CDS encoding multifunctional oxoglutarate decarboxylase/oxoglutarate dehydrogenase thiamine pyrophosphate-binding subunit/dihydrolipoyllysine-residue succinyltransferase subunit, which translates into the protein MSSSRPSSASSSPVAGFGTNEWLVEEMYQQYLADPSSVDQAWHEFFADYRPGGPVGGADREEPAAARDGAPAAARPAATSPASPAPARDNTPAPKAPAPEPAAAAPAGKAADKPADKPAEKAADKPADKPAAKSPAPPVAAGSQSPLRGAAAAVVKNMNVSLTVPTATSVRAVPAKLLADNRIVINNHLARSRGGKISFTHLIGYALVRALDDFPNMNNAYAEVDGKPVLVQPEHVNFGLAIDLPKPDGSRSLVVASIKAAEEMDFAGFWAAYEDIIRRARANKLTMEDFSGTTISLTNPGTIGTNHSVPRLTAGQGAIIGVGAMEYPAEFQGMNPDALTEMAVSKIITLTSTYDHRIIQGAESGDFLRRLHALLLGEDGFYDDVFRSLRIPYEPVRWMPDVRITREGQIDKEARVVEVIESYRRNGHLMADTDPLEFKVRTHPDLDILQHGLTLWDLDRKFPVGGFAGERLMALRDILGVLRNSYCRTVGVEYMHITDPEEREWLQQRIEVKHEQPDREKQKHVLGRLNAAEAFETFLQTKYVGQKRFSLEGGESVIPILDEVLIAGTDHGLDEVAIGMAHRGRLNVLANVLGKSYAKIFGEFEGNIDPGTVQGSGDVKYHLGATGKFRNPFRENTEIAVSLASNPSHLETVNPVLEGIVRAKQDMIDKGEEGFTVLPVLLHGDSAFAGQGVVAETLNLSQLRGYRTGGTVHVVINNQVGFTTSPTAARSSLYSTDVARMVNAPIFHVNGDDPEACVRVARLAVEYRQAFRKDVVVDLVCYRRRGHNEGDDPSMTQPQMYDIIDRKRSVRKLYTEALVGRGDITLQEAEEALKDYRGQLERAFAETHDAQDSSKPEPVMDPRTPQESQVDTAITPEVLKTIGDAHVSFPPDFTPHPKLQKMLEKRAAMASEGGVDWAMGELLAFGSLLMEGIPVRLAGQDSRRGTFVQRHSVLIDRENGAEYTPLASLTDDQAKFFVYDSLLSEYAALGFEYGYSVANPKALVLWEAQFGDFVDGAQMVIDEFISSGEAKWGQRSGVVMLLPHGLEGQGPDHSSGRIERFLQLSAENNMTVANCTTPGNYFHLLRRQALSDVHRPLVVFTPKSLLRAKAAVSPVEDFTEQSFRPVLPDTGVGGDPLDASAVRRVLLCSGKVAYDLMAQRESDGRADTAIVRVEQLYPLPAEQIRTELERYPDANDVVWVQEEPMNMGAWQFMAVNLPEHLPQGRTFRRVSRRASASPAVGSAKVHDLEQRQLVAEAFAD